A portion of the Kribbella jejuensis genome contains these proteins:
- a CDS encoding MCE family protein gives MKPFREQNQVTIGVVGLTVIALIMLAAFKAQDLPLIGGGTKYSAQFSEAGGLKPNDEIRVAGVRVGKVRAVVLEGTHVRVDFVVDKGVKLGDQTGAEMKIKTLLGQKYLKLDPAGSGQLKPGSEIPLDRTISAYDVVDAFTDLANTTERINTAQLAKALDTLSATFKNTPDEVQASLTGLSRLSRNVAARDQQLKLLLQHSNVVTKVLADRNQQLVKLMKDGNTVFQAVQARRALIHQLLVSTQALSAQITALVRENRKDLAPTLQKVNAVLAVLLQNQNSLDASLKGLAPFVRVFTNTLGTGPWFDTYLQNLAPVPEIPLPKLLPPGLPKILGGNG, from the coding sequence GTGAAGCCGTTCCGGGAGCAGAACCAGGTGACGATCGGTGTCGTCGGCCTGACGGTGATCGCGCTGATCATGCTGGCCGCGTTCAAGGCGCAGGACCTGCCGCTGATCGGCGGCGGGACGAAGTACTCCGCGCAGTTCTCCGAGGCTGGCGGCCTGAAGCCGAACGACGAGATCCGGGTGGCCGGGGTCCGGGTCGGCAAGGTGCGCGCCGTGGTCCTCGAGGGCACCCACGTCCGGGTCGACTTCGTCGTCGACAAGGGCGTGAAGCTGGGCGACCAGACCGGCGCCGAGATGAAGATCAAGACGCTGCTCGGGCAGAAGTACCTGAAGCTCGATCCGGCCGGTTCGGGGCAGCTGAAGCCCGGCTCGGAGATCCCGCTGGACCGGACGATCTCGGCGTACGACGTGGTCGACGCGTTCACCGATCTGGCCAACACCACCGAGCGGATCAACACCGCGCAGCTGGCGAAGGCCCTGGACACGTTGTCGGCGACGTTCAAGAACACGCCCGACGAGGTGCAGGCCTCGCTGACCGGACTGTCCCGGCTCTCCCGGAACGTGGCCGCCCGCGACCAGCAGCTCAAGCTGCTGCTGCAGCACTCGAACGTGGTCACCAAGGTCCTTGCCGACCGCAACCAGCAGCTGGTCAAGCTGATGAAGGACGGCAACACGGTCTTCCAGGCGGTCCAGGCCCGGCGCGCGCTGATCCACCAGCTGCTGGTGTCGACGCAGGCGCTGTCCGCGCAGATCACGGCACTGGTCCGGGAGAACCGCAAGGACCTCGCACCGACGCTGCAGAAGGTGAACGCGGTCCTCGCCGTACTCCTGCAGAACCAGAACTCGCTCGACGCGAGCCTGAAGGGGCTGGCGCCGTTCGTCCGGGTCTTCACCAACACGCTCGGCACCGGACCGTGGTTCGACACCTACCTGCAGAACCTCGCTCCGGTCCCGGAGATCCCGCTGCCGAAGTTGTTGCCCCCTGGGCTGCCCAAGATCCTCGGGGGTAACGGCTGA
- a CDS encoding MCE family protein: protein MSFFDRKTTFDTVRLGIFVVVTTIATALLAVTIGNITFNSTTKYRAVFTDAVGLNQGDDIRIAGVKVGQVDKIQLYQDSLAMVTFSVDSNEVLDTSTHATLRYRNLVGNRYIALTDGVGGGPRLKKNGIIPKERTTPALDLSVLFNGFKPLFTALTPADVNQFAFEVIKVLQGEGGTIESLLAKTASLTTTLADADQVIGDLITNLTSTLQIVSQRQQNFSQLLVNLQQFITGLSQDINPILSSLTSINSLNTKTAGLLQQTRVPIKADLNRLRTVASTLDDTQSIWVKTLQFMPEKLNTMTRTASYGSWFNFYLCNFDGNVTLPTGTRIPVSYDLNSARCAK from the coding sequence ATGAGCTTCTTCGACCGCAAGACGACCTTCGACACCGTCCGGCTCGGGATCTTCGTGGTGGTCACCACGATCGCGACCGCGCTGCTGGCGGTGACGATCGGGAACATCACCTTCAACTCGACCACGAAGTACCGCGCGGTGTTCACCGACGCGGTCGGGCTGAACCAGGGCGACGACATCCGGATCGCCGGCGTGAAGGTCGGGCAGGTCGACAAGATCCAGCTGTACCAGGACTCGCTGGCGATGGTGACGTTCAGCGTCGACTCGAACGAGGTCCTGGACACCTCGACGCATGCCACGCTGCGCTACCGGAACCTGGTCGGCAACCGCTACATCGCGCTCACCGACGGGGTCGGCGGCGGCCCGCGGCTGAAGAAGAACGGCATCATCCCGAAGGAGCGGACGACGCCGGCGCTCGACCTGTCCGTCCTGTTCAACGGCTTCAAGCCGCTGTTCACCGCGCTCACGCCGGCGGACGTGAACCAGTTCGCGTTCGAGGTGATCAAGGTGCTGCAGGGCGAGGGCGGCACGATCGAGTCGCTGCTGGCCAAGACCGCGTCGCTGACCACCACGCTCGCGGACGCCGACCAGGTGATCGGCGACCTGATCACGAACCTCACCTCGACGCTGCAGATCGTCTCGCAGCGGCAGCAGAACTTCTCCCAGTTGCTCGTCAACCTGCAGCAGTTCATCACCGGCCTGAGCCAGGACATCAACCCGATCCTGAGTTCGCTGACCTCGATCAACTCGCTGAACACCAAGACGGCCGGCCTGCTGCAGCAGACCCGGGTCCCGATCAAGGCCGACCTGAACCGGCTCCGGACGGTCGCGAGCACGCTCGACGACACCCAGTCGATCTGGGTGAAGACCCTGCAGTTCATGCCGGAGAAGCTGAACACGATGACCCGGACGGCCTCCTACGGCTCCTGGTTCAACTTCTACCTGTGCAACTTCGACGGCAACGTCACGCTGCCGACAGGCACCCGCATCCCGGTCTCGTACGACCTCAACTCGGCGAGGTGTGCCAAGTGA
- a CDS encoding MCE family protein gives MTRLVSHKVLGVMFIGVLVFLLWLTYAFYAKVFVKTVNVELKTSHIGLQLNEHADVKLRGIIVGEVRKVSTDGDEATIDLALKPDQVDEISAAVSARILPKTLFGEKYVSLVPPKGPEGAHIKAGDVIQRDKTAVGIEIEKVLNDALPLLQAVDPADLNATLNTLATALEGRGTEIAGTLTQLDAYLKKLNPSIPKLMDALAKLSQVSDLYGDVTPDLARALRNLTITGNTVVEKEKQLQAFFVNVQQLSTTGDAFLKANEDRVIRLGQVSRPVLDLLEKYSPEFPCFLGVMSDTLPRLNDTFRDGRLNINLELITNQPTPYEPNELPAYKDHRGPTCIGRNYSVPGEKPGPYTQENPAPYVTGDDGVIGDHNKNQRFPLNLQLNRAMPGFAMDTQGVGTPAEQQVIDAVVGPAMGVPATDVPDLTTLLVGPLLRGGQVNLG, from the coding sequence ATGACCCGACTCGTCTCTCACAAGGTGCTGGGCGTCATGTTCATCGGCGTCCTCGTGTTCCTGCTCTGGCTGACGTACGCCTTCTACGCCAAGGTCTTCGTCAAGACCGTGAACGTGGAGCTGAAGACCAGCCACATCGGCCTGCAGCTGAACGAGCACGCGGACGTCAAGCTGCGCGGGATCATCGTCGGCGAGGTCCGCAAGGTGTCCACCGACGGTGACGAGGCGACCATCGACCTGGCGCTGAAGCCGGACCAGGTCGACGAGATCTCCGCCGCGGTCAGCGCCCGGATCCTGCCGAAGACGTTGTTCGGCGAGAAGTACGTCTCGCTCGTCCCGCCGAAAGGCCCCGAGGGCGCGCACATCAAGGCCGGCGACGTGATCCAGCGGGACAAGACCGCGGTCGGCATCGAGATCGAGAAGGTGCTGAACGACGCGCTTCCGCTGCTCCAGGCGGTCGACCCGGCCGATCTGAACGCCACGCTGAACACCCTCGCGACCGCGCTCGAGGGCCGCGGCACCGAGATCGCGGGCACTCTGACCCAGCTCGACGCGTACCTGAAGAAGCTGAACCCGAGCATCCCGAAGCTGATGGACGCGCTCGCCAAACTCAGCCAGGTCTCGGATCTGTACGGCGACGTCACACCGGATCTCGCCCGCGCGCTGCGCAACCTGACCATCACCGGCAACACGGTCGTCGAGAAGGAGAAGCAGCTGCAGGCGTTCTTCGTGAATGTCCAGCAGTTGTCGACGACCGGTGACGCGTTCCTGAAGGCGAACGAGGACCGGGTGATCCGGCTCGGCCAGGTCAGCCGCCCGGTGCTGGACCTGCTGGAGAAGTACTCGCCCGAGTTCCCGTGCTTCCTCGGCGTGATGAGCGACACGCTGCCGCGGCTGAACGACACGTTCCGCGACGGCCGGCTGAACATCAACCTCGAGCTGATCACCAACCAGCCGACGCCGTACGAGCCGAACGAGCTCCCGGCGTACAAGGACCACCGCGGCCCGACCTGCATCGGCCGGAACTACAGCGTCCCCGGTGAGAAGCCCGGCCCGTACACGCAGGAGAACCCGGCGCCGTACGTGACCGGTGACGACGGCGTGATCGGCGACCACAACAAGAACCAGCGCTTCCCGCTCAACCTGCAGCTGAACCGCGCGATGCCAGGGTTCGCCATGGACACCCAGGGCGTCGGTACGCCGGCCGAACAGCAGGTGATCGACGCGGTCGTCGGCCCCGCGATGGGTGTACCCGCCACCGACGTACCGGACCTGACCACGCTGCTGGTCGGGCCGCTGCTCCGCGGAGGGCAGGTGAACCTCGGATGA
- a CDS encoding MlaE family ABC transporter permease gives MDVLVKKPLSSLDRLGEQLAFYIKALAWSGKSVTRYRKEILRLLAEVTLGTGALAVIGGTVGVITFLAFFTGTEVGLQGYSALNQIGTSAFAGFVSAYINTREIGPLIAGIALAATVGCGFTAQLGAMRISEEIDALEVMAIPSLPFLVTTRIIAGLVAVIPLYVVGLLASYFATRLTVTTFYGQSTGTYDHYFHLFLPPGDVLWSFGKVLVFSVLVILVHCYHGYHATGGPAGVGVAVGRAVRTSIVVINVVDLLLSMAIWGTTTTVRLAG, from the coding sequence ATGGACGTCCTGGTGAAGAAGCCGCTGAGCTCGCTCGACCGGCTCGGTGAGCAGCTCGCGTTCTACATCAAGGCGCTGGCCTGGTCGGGCAAGTCCGTCACCCGGTACCGCAAGGAGATCCTCCGGCTGCTCGCCGAGGTCACGCTCGGCACCGGCGCGCTGGCCGTCATCGGCGGCACCGTCGGCGTGATCACGTTCCTGGCCTTCTTCACCGGTACCGAGGTCGGCCTGCAGGGCTACTCGGCGCTGAACCAGATCGGTACGTCGGCCTTCGCCGGCTTCGTCTCGGCCTACATCAACACCCGCGAGATCGGCCCGCTGATCGCCGGCATCGCGCTCGCCGCGACCGTCGGCTGCGGGTTCACCGCGCAGCTCGGCGCGATGCGGATCAGCGAGGAGATCGACGCCCTCGAGGTGATGGCGATCCCGTCATTGCCGTTCCTGGTCACCACCCGGATCATCGCCGGCCTGGTCGCGGTCATCCCGCTGTACGTCGTCGGCCTGCTCGCGTCGTACTTCGCGACCCGGTTGACGGTCACCACGTTCTACGGGCAGAGCACCGGGACGTACGACCACTACTTCCACCTGTTCCTGCCACCCGGGGACGTGCTCTGGTCGTTCGGCAAGGTGCTGGTGTTCTCCGTGCTGGTGATCCTGGTGCACTGCTACCACGGGTACCACGCGACCGGCGGTCCTGCGGGCGTCGGCGTCGCCGTCGGCCGCGCCGTGCGTACGTCGATCGTCGTGATCAACGTCGTCGACCTGCTGCTCTCGATGGCCATCTGGGGTACGACGACCACCGTGAGGTTGGCCGGATGA
- a CDS encoding MlaE family ABC transporter permease — MTVSATAPLKHAGSLFAFALDTFRAMFRRPFQLKEFLQQAWFVASVTIIPTALVAIPFGAVIALQVGGLIKQFGAQAFTGSAAVLAVVREASPIATALLIAGAGGSAICADLGSRKIREELDAMMVLGIDPIQRLVVPRVLATMLVAFFLNGFVSVVGVMGGYVFNVVLQDGTPGSYIASFTALAHLPDLWQGQAKALVFGAIAAIVAAYKGVNAGGGPKGVGDAVNQSVVITFMLLFVANFSMTAIYFQLVPPKGA, encoded by the coding sequence GTGACCGTCTCTGCTACCGCTCCGCTGAAGCACGCAGGATCGCTCTTCGCGTTCGCTCTCGACACCTTCCGGGCGATGTTCCGCCGGCCGTTCCAGCTGAAGGAGTTCCTCCAGCAGGCCTGGTTCGTGGCCAGCGTGACGATCATCCCGACCGCGCTGGTCGCGATCCCGTTCGGTGCGGTGATCGCGCTGCAGGTCGGCGGACTGATCAAGCAGTTCGGCGCCCAGGCGTTCACCGGTTCGGCAGCCGTCCTGGCCGTGGTCCGGGAGGCGTCGCCGATCGCGACCGCGCTGCTGATCGCCGGTGCCGGCGGTTCGGCGATCTGCGCGGACCTCGGCTCGCGGAAGATCCGCGAGGAACTCGACGCGATGATGGTGCTCGGGATCGACCCGATCCAGCGCCTCGTCGTACCGCGGGTGCTGGCCACGATGCTGGTCGCGTTCTTCCTGAACGGCTTCGTCAGCGTGGTCGGCGTGATGGGCGGCTACGTCTTCAACGTGGTCCTCCAGGACGGTACGCCGGGCAGCTACATCGCGTCCTTCACCGCGCTGGCGCATCTCCCGGACCTGTGGCAGGGCCAGGCGAAGGCCCTCGTCTTCGGAGCGATCGCCGCGATCGTCGCGGCGTACAAGGGTGTCAACGCGGGCGGTGGCCCGAAGGGTGTCGGCGACGCGGTGAACCAGTCGGTCGTGATCACGTTCATGCTGCTGTTCGTCGCGAACTTCTCGATGACCGCGATCTACTTCCAGCTCGTCCCGCCGAAGGGGGCCTGA
- a CDS encoding ABC transporter ATP-binding protein: protein MGVEVRVEGLTKSFGSQLIWGDVSLTLPAGEICVMLGPSGTGKSVFLKTLIGLIKPDRGHVFIEGTDIATCSERELYEVRRLFGVLFQDGAMFGSMNLYDNVAFPLREHTRKSESEIRSIVMEKMEMVGLVGAERKLPGEISGGMRKRAGLARALVLDPEILLVDEPDSGLDPVRTSFLNQVMIDLNEAFGATFLIVTHDINTARTVPDNIGMLYHRHLAMFGPREMLLSSEEPVIRQFLNAQMIGPIGMSEEKDADELARESGQELPPLPPIPIQQLPSSGMLRPTQRPPGEWCRENGVTPPPGSFATSTVGAR, encoded by the coding sequence GTGGGCGTAGAAGTTCGCGTCGAAGGTCTCACCAAATCGTTCGGCAGCCAGTTGATCTGGGGCGACGTGTCCCTGACCCTGCCGGCCGGTGAGATCTGCGTGATGCTCGGCCCGTCCGGCACCGGCAAGTCCGTGTTCCTGAAGACGCTGATCGGCCTGATCAAGCCCGACCGCGGACACGTCTTCATCGAGGGCACCGACATCGCCACCTGCAGCGAACGCGAGCTGTACGAGGTCCGCCGGCTGTTCGGCGTGCTGTTCCAGGACGGCGCGATGTTCGGCTCGATGAACCTGTACGACAACGTCGCGTTCCCGCTCCGCGAGCACACCAGGAAGTCCGAGTCCGAGATCCGCTCCATCGTGATGGAGAAGATGGAGATGGTCGGCCTGGTCGGCGCCGAGCGGAAGCTGCCCGGTGAGATCTCCGGCGGGATGCGCAAACGCGCCGGCCTGGCCCGGGCACTCGTGCTCGACCCGGAGATCCTGCTCGTCGACGAGCCCGACTCCGGCCTGGACCCGGTCCGTACGTCGTTCCTGAACCAGGTCATGATCGACCTGAACGAAGCCTTCGGCGCGACCTTCCTGATCGTTACGCACGACATCAACACCGCGCGGACCGTGCCGGACAACATCGGCATGCTGTACCACCGGCACCTGGCCATGTTCGGCCCGCGGGAGATGCTGCTGTCCAGCGAGGAGCCGGTGATCCGGCAGTTCCTGAACGCGCAGATGATCGGCCCGATCGGGATGTCCGAGGAGAAGGACGCCGACGAGCTGGCCCGCGAGAGCGGCCAGGAGTTGCCGCCGCTGCCGCCGATCCCGATCCAGCAGCTGCCCAGCAGCGGGATGCTCCGCCCGACCCAGCGCCCGCCGGGCGAGTGGTGCCGGGAGAACGGCGTCACTCCGCCGCCCGGATCCTTCGCCACATCGACGGTGGGCGCCAGGTGA
- the rplL gene encoding 50S ribosomal protein L7/L12, with protein sequence MAKLSTEELLGQFKDLTLLELSEFVKAFEEEFGVTAAAPVAVAAAPAAGGGAPAEEAAEQDEFDVVLESAGDKKIQVIKEVRGLTSLGLKEAKDLVESAPKPILEKVDKAAAEKAKEALEGAGATVTLK encoded by the coding sequence ATGGCGAAGCTCAGCACCGAGGAGCTGCTCGGTCAGTTCAAGGACCTGACCCTGCTCGAGCTCTCGGAGTTCGTTAAGGCGTTCGAGGAGGAGTTCGGCGTGACCGCCGCTGCTCCCGTCGCCGTTGCCGCTGCCCCGGCCGCGGGCGGCGGCGCCCCGGCCGAAGAGGCCGCGGAGCAGGACGAGTTCGACGTCGTTCTCGAGAGCGCCGGCGACAAGAAGATCCAGGTCATCAAGGAGGTGCGCGGTCTCACGAGCCTCGGCCTGAAGGAGGCCAAGGACCTCGTCGAGTCGGCCCCGAAGCCGATCCTGGAGAAGGTCGACAAGGCTGCCGCGGAGAAGGCCAAGGAGGCCCTCGAGGGCGCCGGCGCCACCGTCACCCTGAAGTGA
- the rplJ gene encoding 50S ribosomal protein L10 — MARPDKAAAVAELTDEFRSSNGAVLTEYRGLTVAQLKQLRVSLGDDVNYAVVKNTLTKIAAKDAGVESFDSLLEGPSAIAFIKGDAVVAAKGLRDFAKANPLLVIKGGVLDGKPLSSDEISKLADLESREVLLAKLAGAMKAAPQQAVSLFAAPLSQAARLFAALQDKLQAEGGATEAPAEEAAPAADAPAEASTEETAAADS; from the coding sequence ATGGCGAGGCCGGACAAGGCAGCCGCTGTCGCGGAGCTGACGGACGAGTTCCGTAGTTCCAACGGCGCTGTGCTGACCGAGTACCGCGGTCTCACCGTTGCGCAGCTCAAGCAGCTTCGAGTTTCGCTCGGTGACGACGTGAACTACGCCGTGGTGAAGAACACGCTGACCAAGATCGCGGCCAAGGACGCGGGTGTCGAGTCGTTCGACTCGCTGCTCGAGGGTCCGTCGGCCATCGCCTTCATCAAGGGCGATGCGGTGGTTGCGGCCAAGGGCCTGCGTGACTTCGCCAAGGCGAATCCCCTTCTCGTCATCAAGGGCGGCGTGCTCGACGGCAAGCCGCTCAGCTCTGACGAGATCAGCAAGCTCGCTGACCTGGAGTCGCGTGAGGTTCTCCTCGCGAAGCTCGCAGGTGCGATGAAGGCGGCCCCGCAGCAAGCGGTGTCGTTGTTCGCTGCTCCGCTGTCGCAGGCCGCGCGCCTGTTCGCGGCGCTGCAGGACAAACTGCAGGCGGAGGGTGGCGCCACCGAGGCGCCGGCCGAGGAGGCTGCTCCGGCGGCCGACGCACCTGCCGAGGCGAGCACCGAGGAGACCGCCGCAGCGGACAGCTGA
- a CDS encoding MFS transporter has product MSQARSLWKIAPAVYLPALLYGIGQGAIAPVVALSATHLGASVAVAGLVVAAAGLGQVIGDIPAGALTNRIGERKAMLGATVFVAFALAGCLVVPNVWGLAIAIGCTGLAGAVWGLARQAYLSEAVPIELRARALSTLGGVQRIGSFIGPFLGAFAMKFLNTDGAYWVHLVAAVLACGVLLSLPDVEHRRGRGPVAGQSTWVVIRDHFPVLRTLGVGALLVGAVRASRQVVIPLWALHIGLDPQTTSVIFGLSGAVDMLLFYPAGSVMDRLGRKWVAVPSMFVLGLAHLLLPLTHTTVTLTAVALLMGIGNGLGAGVIMTLGADASPAVGRAQFLGAFRLFADTGNGAGPLLLAGATAVLGLAPAIVIMAGTGWAAATAMHRWIPPHPQAEQPA; this is encoded by the coding sequence ATGTCCCAGGCCCGGAGTCTGTGGAAGATCGCCCCTGCCGTCTACCTGCCGGCCCTGCTCTACGGGATCGGCCAGGGCGCCATCGCGCCGGTTGTCGCGCTCTCGGCAACCCACCTGGGTGCGTCCGTTGCGGTAGCCGGTCTGGTCGTGGCGGCTGCCGGTCTGGGACAGGTGATCGGCGACATCCCGGCCGGCGCGCTGACGAACCGCATCGGTGAACGCAAGGCGATGCTGGGAGCGACTGTGTTCGTGGCGTTCGCTCTAGCGGGCTGCTTGGTTGTCCCGAACGTGTGGGGTCTGGCCATTGCTATCGGTTGCACCGGGCTCGCAGGAGCGGTCTGGGGCCTTGCCAGGCAGGCGTATCTGAGTGAAGCGGTCCCGATCGAGCTCCGGGCGCGAGCGTTGTCGACACTGGGCGGCGTACAGCGCATCGGCTCCTTCATCGGCCCGTTCCTCGGTGCCTTCGCGATGAAGTTCCTCAATACCGACGGTGCGTACTGGGTGCACCTGGTGGCCGCCGTACTGGCCTGTGGCGTCCTGTTGAGCCTGCCCGACGTGGAGCACCGCCGTGGACGAGGCCCTGTCGCCGGTCAGTCCACCTGGGTTGTCATCCGCGACCACTTCCCCGTACTGCGGACTCTTGGCGTCGGCGCCCTACTTGTCGGCGCGGTGCGCGCGTCGCGACAGGTGGTGATTCCGCTGTGGGCATTGCACATCGGGCTGGATCCGCAAACGACCAGTGTGATCTTCGGGCTGTCCGGTGCGGTGGACATGTTGCTGTTCTATCCGGCGGGTTCGGTGATGGACCGGCTCGGGCGGAAGTGGGTCGCCGTACCGTCGATGTTCGTGCTGGGGCTGGCGCATCTGTTGCTGCCGTTGACGCATACGACGGTGACGCTGACCGCGGTCGCGTTGCTGATGGGGATCGGGAACGGGCTGGGCGCCGGGGTGATCATGACGCTGGGAGCGGACGCGTCGCCAGCGGTCGGGCGGGCGCAGTTCCTCGGAGCGTTCCGGTTGTTCGCGGACACCGGGAACGGCGCGGGGCCGTTGCTGCTGGCGGGGGCCACGGCGGTGCTCGGGCTGGCGCCGGCGATCGTCATCATGGCGGGCACGGGCTGGGCCGCGGCCACCGCGATGCACCGCTGGATCCCACCGCATCCACAAGCGGAGCAGCCCGCCTGA
- a CDS encoding IclR family transcriptional regulator codes for MQEARGSVQSIDRAVAILRCFDARTPDLGISDLARATGLSTSTVHRLLLAMQENGLVRQTAHRRYAIGPLVVQLAHSGGIPAGLRDAALPVLRALRDDTGETAAVHELLPSGQRVVLDQVESLHQLRRTYTEFGLPVALPQGAPGKALLAFLPFERQQEVLKGPLEKVQPATITDPEVLAQQFAEIRRRGYAMSRTERTAGICSVAAPVFGYSGQVAGCLSVSGPEMRMPVERMKEFGMRVAEGAWSVSELLGATPATRDRSTALAGGR; via the coding sequence ATGCAGGAAGCTCGCGGTTCGGTGCAGTCGATCGACCGGGCCGTGGCGATCCTGCGCTGTTTCGACGCCAGGACGCCGGATCTCGGCATCAGTGACCTGGCCCGGGCGACCGGGCTGTCGACGAGCACGGTGCACCGGTTGCTGTTGGCGATGCAGGAGAACGGTCTGGTCCGGCAGACCGCGCACCGGCGGTACGCGATCGGCCCGCTCGTCGTACAACTCGCGCACAGCGGCGGGATTCCGGCCGGTCTGCGCGACGCGGCGCTTCCGGTGCTGCGTGCACTCCGCGATGACACAGGGGAGACCGCGGCTGTGCACGAGTTGCTGCCGTCGGGCCAGCGCGTCGTGCTGGATCAGGTCGAGAGCCTTCACCAACTCCGCCGTACATACACGGAGTTCGGCCTGCCGGTCGCCCTGCCGCAGGGTGCACCGGGCAAGGCGTTGCTCGCATTCCTGCCGTTCGAGCGGCAGCAGGAAGTTCTGAAGGGCCCGCTGGAGAAGGTGCAGCCGGCGACGATCACGGACCCGGAGGTGCTCGCGCAGCAGTTCGCGGAGATTCGGCGGCGCGGCTACGCGATGTCACGGACCGAGCGGACCGCGGGTATCTGCAGTGTGGCCGCACCGGTGTTCGGCTACTCCGGCCAGGTCGCCGGGTGTCTCAGCGTGTCCGGCCCCGAGATGCGGATGCCGGTGGAGCGGATGAAGGAGTTCGGGATGCGGGTCGCCGAAGGTGCCTGGTCGGTGTCGGAGCTGCTGGGAGCCACCCCGGCCACCCGGGACCGTAGTACGGCGCTGGCCGGCGGCCGGTGA
- a CDS encoding RidA family protein, which translates to MSDKTAVSTTDAPPPMPVFSQGVRKGNILQVSGQGSVDPATGDFVFAGDVKGQTTRVLQNIEAILKAGGASIDDVVMLRVYLTQREDFAAMNEAYADFVSTRTPSGVLPSRTTVFTGLPLPDMLVEIDALAVLS; encoded by the coding sequence ATGTCCGACAAGACCGCAGTGTCCACCACCGACGCGCCGCCGCCGATGCCGGTGTTCTCGCAGGGCGTCCGCAAGGGCAACATCCTGCAGGTGTCCGGTCAGGGCTCGGTCGACCCGGCCACCGGCGACTTCGTGTTCGCCGGTGACGTGAAGGGCCAGACCACCCGGGTGCTGCAGAACATCGAGGCCATCCTGAAGGCCGGCGGCGCGAGCATCGACGACGTGGTCATGCTGCGCGTCTACCTCACCCAGCGCGAGGACTTCGCCGCGATGAACGAGGCCTACGCGGACTTCGTCTCCACCCGCACCCCGAGTGGTGTGCTGCCGTCGCGGACCACGGTCTTCACCGGCCTGCCGCTCCCGGACATGCTGGTCGAGATCGACGCCCTCGCCGTCCTGAGCTGA
- a CDS encoding IclR family transcriptional regulator, giving the protein MSQSLGRALQILTSLGEGERSLDQLAAELGVHKTTVLRLLRTMEADRFVRRDASHKYRLGSRLFALADVAREQHVVRQVAAPHLRELNQKTGQTVHLAAWENGEVIYVDKLDSVRSVRMYSQVGAPAALHCTAVGKVLLAAQPKRQQEAIVQALDYKAYTPNTITDPDRLRDELLITKERGWAQDKAEHESFINCIGAPLKDATGRVVGAVSLSVPDVLLNYEQVLELLPDLLATANAISADYN; this is encoded by the coding sequence ATGAGCCAGAGCCTCGGCCGCGCGCTGCAGATTCTCACGAGCCTGGGAGAGGGCGAGCGGTCGCTGGACCAGTTGGCCGCGGAGCTCGGCGTCCACAAGACAACCGTGCTGCGGTTGCTGCGCACGATGGAGGCCGACCGGTTCGTACGGCGGGACGCATCGCACAAGTACCGCCTGGGTTCGCGGCTGTTCGCTCTCGCGGACGTCGCGCGCGAGCAACACGTCGTACGGCAGGTTGCCGCACCGCATCTGCGCGAGCTGAACCAGAAGACCGGGCAGACGGTCCACCTGGCCGCCTGGGAGAACGGTGAGGTCATCTACGTCGACAAGCTGGACAGTGTGCGGTCAGTACGGATGTACTCACAGGTCGGTGCGCCGGCTGCGCTGCACTGCACCGCGGTGGGAAAGGTACTGCTGGCTGCGCAGCCCAAGCGGCAGCAGGAGGCCATCGTCCAGGCGCTGGACTACAAGGCCTACACACCGAACACCATCACCGACCCGGACCGGCTGCGGGACGAGTTGCTGATCACCAAGGAACGTGGCTGGGCGCAGGACAAGGCCGAGCACGAGTCGTTCATCAACTGCATCGGTGCGCCGCTCAAGGACGCCACCGGCCGGGTTGTGGGGGCCGTGTCGTTGTCCGTACCCGACGTACTGCTGAACTATGAACAGGTGCTCGAGCTGCTGCCAGACCTGCTCGCCACCGCGAACGCGATCTCAGCCGACTACAACTAG